One region of Miscanthus floridulus cultivar M001 chromosome 19, ASM1932011v1, whole genome shotgun sequence genomic DNA includes:
- the LOC136529904 gene encoding protein ACCELERATED CELL DEATH 6-like — protein sequence MHARYVRSASNCLAAALPMILEWLIKDMKPKEGSSNACLVSRLTSQRDRKQKGSTPLHLAASLNGWPGAGFLSRRFPKVWPTAESVATLLLDANESTAYQADDQGWYPIHVAAAFDSLGVVKVLLDDMESRHRRQDCATLRDGKGRTFLHVAAEMKNHSGASAVVQYVCGEMPQQLSSMILNAQDSNGDTALHGAVRAGNLAGSTSLLRNRLVRLDVANKDGMTPLDLSWTTLPSGFGYAFNPRNVVHLSLLYSGAPHGGGRPDLSYEKRSSERDVVEESKKYTEATQVTSIVTALIATVAFASAFTLPGGYRADGAAAAGTAVLAGKSYAFDAFILADTLAFTFSMAATCSLVYAGLPVMDISIRNWYFNVSAVLLQSAARSLVAAFGLALYVVLAPVDHKTAVAVCAIVFATSLYGNMGAPQITHVANTARTRIGMRRVVVCSFTAVISLGALVNFGSYIIIFGLPAILKCWRDNTTL from the exons ATGCATGCACGGTACGTACGTAGTGCTAGTAATTGTCTGGCTGCAGCGCTGCCTATGATCTTGGAATGGCTCATCAAGGACATGAAGCCTAAAGAAGGCAGTAGTAATGCGTGTCTTGTCTCGCGGCTGACTAGCCAAAGGGACAGGAAGCAGAAGGGAAGCACCCCTCTTCACTTGGCCGCGTCGTTGAACGGGTGGCCAGGCGCGGGGTTTCTTTCCAGACGGTTTCCAAAAGTTTGGCCGACGGCGGAATCAGTGGCTACACTGCTGCTGGATGCTAACGAATCCACGGCGTACCAGGCGGACGACCAAGGATGGTACCCCATACACGTCGCTGCAGCGTTTGACAGCCTTGGCGTCGTGAAGGTGCTGCTGGACGACATGGAgagtcgtcatcgtcgtcaggaCTGCGCCACCCTGCGAGATGGCAAAGGACGGACTTTCCTCCATGTTGCTGCCGAGATGAAGAACCACAGCGGTGCTTCCGCTGTGGTTCAATATGTCTGTGGTGAAATGCCACAGCAATTGTCATCGATGATTCTGAATGCGCAGGACAGCAACGGGGACACGGCTCTGCACGGCGCTGTCCGTGCTGGGAACCTTGCCGGCTCCACAAGTCTACTTAGGAATCGGCTGGTACGCTTGGACGTGGCAAATAAAGATGGGATGACACCTCTTGATCTTTCATGGACTACGCTCCCTTCAGGGTTTGGTTATGCATTT AATCCAAGAAATGTTGTACACCTGTCATTGCTTTATTCAGGAGCTCCTCATGGTGGAGGCCGGCCGGACCTCTCCTATGAAAAACGCAGCAGCGAAAGAGACGTagtggaggaatcaaagaaatatACAGAGGCAACGCAGGTGACGAGCATTGTTACTGCGCTTATCGCGACTGTGGCATTTGCCTCGGCTTTCACATTGCCTGGAGGTTACCGAGCAGACGGCGCTGCTGCTGCAGGCACGGCAGTGCTTGCTGGGAAGAGCTATGCTTTCGACGCGTTTATCCTCGCCGACACGCTGGCATTCACCTTCTCCATGGCGGCTACATGTTCTCTCGTCTATGCCGGGTTGCCGGTTATGGACATCTCCATCCGCAACTGGTACTTCAACGTTTCGGCGGTCTTGCTGCAGAGTGCAGCGAGGAGTTTGGTGGCCGCTTTTGGCTTGGCCTTGTACGTCGTCCTGGCTCCAGTTGATCACAAGACTGCAGTTGCTGTCTGTGCTATTGTTTTCGCAACTTCGCTGTATGGGAACATGGGAGCTCCACAGATCACTCATGTGGCAAACACGGCCCGCACTCGGATTGGTATGCGACGAGTTGTGGTATGCTCTTTCACAGCAGTAATTAGTCTTGGTGCCTTGGTAAACTTTGGGTCCTACATAATAATATTCGGTCTCCCAGCAATTCTCAAGTGTTGGCGAGATAACACTACTTTATAG
- the LOC136525472 gene encoding uncharacterized protein produces MAAANESEQQAASGAGEPTTPIGPATSCPPAATLDPQLLMAARRGDIKQLKDLLLLKDGDEQQGSSSVTAGAQDAIVEVDPRPPPPPHDAVAPPSSGSSSPPPPVPVVLDEDGMTMDGDSLLHVAAACGDTQQYLDCAKLMVRNKKHKAGGGADDAVRLALEARNLKGDTPLHCAAGAGNANMIGCLLTDLIANTSGDEAVAAVKKASLIRMQNEVGETALHQAVRAANNKVACIDQLMAMDPELACIPHHDEEDAGASPLYLAISLGELEIARHLYVKSKGKLSYSGPDGRNALHAAVHVHRGQGK; encoded by the coding sequence ATGGCAGCCGCTAACGAAAGCGAGCAGCAGGCTGCTTCTGGTGCCGGTGAGCCAACAACACCGATCGGCCCGGCAACTTCCTGCCCGCCGGCGGCCACGCTTGATCCGCAGCTGTTGATGGCTGCTCGCCGCGGCGACATCAAGCAGCTCAAGGATCTGCTGCTGCTCAAGGACGGCGACGAGCAGCAAGGCTCATCGTCCGTGACGGCGGGAGCACAAGACGCGATAGTGGAAGTCGATcctcgacctcctcctcctcctcatgacGCTGTTGCACCACCCTCCTCTGGATCGTCGTCACCGCCGCCGCCAGTCCCGGTAGTCCTTGATGAGGATGGTATGACCATGGATGGGGACTCCCTGCTGCACGTGGCTGCGGCATGCGGGGACACGCAACAGTACCTCGACTGCGCCAAGCTGATGGTCCGCAACAAGAAGCACAAGGCCGGCGGTGGTGCAGACGATGCAGTGCGCCTAGCCCTGGAAGCGCGCAACCTCAAGGGCGACACGCCCCTGCACTGCGCCGCCGGTGCTGGGAACGCCAACATGATCGGATGCCTCCTCACTGATCTCATCGCCAACACCTCCGGTGACGAGGCCGTGGCAGCGGTGAAGAAGGCGTCCCTGATCAGGATGCAGAACGAGGTTGGGGAGACCGCGCTCCATCAGGCTGTCCGCGCTGCCAACAACAAGGTGGCCTGCATCGACCAGCTCATGGCCATGGATCCCGAGCTGGCCTGCATCCCACATCATGATGAGGAAGATGCTGGTGCTTCCCCGTTGTACTTGGCCATCTCACTGGGTGAACTCGAGATTGCGCGGCACCTGTATGTCAAGAGCAAAGGCAAGCTGTCCTATTCCGGACCAGATGGCCGGAACGCCTTGCATGCAGCGGTTCATGTTCATCGTGGCCAAGGTAAGTAA